One stretch of Rosistilla oblonga DNA includes these proteins:
- a CDS encoding class II fumarate hydratase has product MSEYRVERDSMGEVQVPAEAYYGAQTQRAVENFPISGWRLPGPMIQAMGLVKFAAARANYDLGKLTGSGMNPLTEHDVECLSKACREVADGGLADQFPIDVFQTGSGTSSNMNVNEVISNRAIELAGGDRFAEKKTIHPNDHVNMGQSTNDTFPTAIHVAVGIEIKERLIPALQRLRDSLQEKATAWDQLIKIGRTHLMDATPLRLGQEIGGFVRQIDLSIGRAQSAIAAVCELPVGGTAVGTGINTHPEFGRRVSEILASETNIDFVEAENHFEANAQRDGLVECHGQLKCIAQTLFNVSNNIRWLGSGPRCGFFELKLPSRQPGSSIMPGKVNPVMCESMMQLNARVVGNDACITMSGATGGNFQLNIMMPVMAQTTLESIHLLAAGTEAFVDFCVAELEANPEACEAAVEQSLSMCTSLNPLIGYDMAAKLAKEAFATGKTIRELCREKGILPEETLTEALDPMSMTEPHE; this is encoded by the coding sequence ATGAGTGAATATCGAGTCGAACGCGATTCCATGGGCGAAGTTCAGGTTCCTGCAGAGGCCTACTACGGCGCTCAAACCCAACGCGCCGTGGAAAACTTTCCGATCAGCGGTTGGCGTCTGCCCGGCCCGATGATTCAAGCGATGGGCCTGGTCAAATTCGCTGCCGCTCGCGCCAACTACGACCTCGGCAAACTGACCGGTTCGGGAATGAATCCACTGACCGAACACGATGTCGAGTGTCTGTCGAAGGCTTGCCGCGAAGTTGCCGATGGCGGGTTGGCCGACCAGTTTCCGATCGACGTCTTCCAGACTGGATCGGGAACCAGCAGCAACATGAACGTCAACGAAGTCATCTCCAACCGAGCGATCGAATTGGCGGGTGGCGACCGGTTCGCCGAAAAGAAGACGATCCATCCGAACGATCACGTCAACATGGGGCAGAGCACCAACGACACCTTCCCGACCGCGATCCACGTCGCCGTGGGGATCGAAATCAAAGAGCGTTTGATTCCGGCGTTGCAGCGGCTGCGCGACAGCTTGCAAGAAAAGGCGACAGCTTGGGACCAATTGATCAAGATCGGACGCACCCACTTGATGGACGCCACGCCACTGCGACTGGGACAAGAGATCGGTGGCTTTGTCCGCCAGATCGACCTCTCGATCGGCCGCGCCCAATCCGCGATCGCTGCGGTTTGCGAACTGCCAGTCGGCGGGACGGCTGTCGGCACCGGGATCAACACCCATCCCGAATTTGGCCGCCGCGTGTCGGAGATTCTGGCCAGCGAAACGAACATCGATTTCGTGGAAGCTGAAAACCACTTCGAAGCCAACGCCCAACGCGATGGTTTGGTCGAATGCCACGGACAACTGAAGTGCATCGCCCAGACGCTGTTCAACGTTTCGAATAACATCCGATGGTTGGGCAGCGGCCCTCGCTGCGGCTTCTTTGAATTGAAGCTGCCCAGTCGCCAACCCGGCAGCTCGATCATGCCAGGCAAAGTCAATCCGGTGATGTGCGAAAGCATGATGCAGTTGAACGCCCGCGTCGTCGGCAACGACGCCTGCATCACGATGTCGGGAGCGACCGGCGGCAATTTCCAGCTGAACATCATGATGCCCGTGATGGCTCAAACGACTCTCGAGTCGATCCATCTGCTGGCCGCCGGAACCGAAGCGTTTGTCGATTTCTGCGTCGCGGAATTGGAAGCCAATCCCGAAGCGTGCGAAGCTGCCGTCGAACAGAGCCTTTCGATGTGCACCAGCCTGAACCCATTGATCGGTTACGACATGGCGGCCAAGTTGGCCAAAGAGGCGTTTGCGACCGGCAAGACGATCCGCGAACTGTGCCGCGAAAAGGGGATCCTGCCCGAAGAGACGCTGACCGAAGCGTTGGATCCGATGAGCATGACCGAACCGCACGAATAA